The sequence below is a genomic window from Nicotiana tomentosiformis chromosome 6, ASM39032v3, whole genome shotgun sequence.
tttttgatatcggggtcggaatccagttttgaaaatttttatagatccgttatgtcatttgtgacttgtgtgcaaaatttgaggtcaatcggacttgatttggtaggtttcggcatcaaatatagaagttggaaattttaagttttattaagcttgaatttgagtatgattcatgattttagcgttgtttgatgtgatttgaggttttgactaagttcgtatgatgttttaggacttattggtgcatttagttaaggtcccgagggactcgggtgagtttcggacggctaacggatcaatttttggacttggagcTTGCTGAATTTCGATGTcaggtttccttctatgcgatcgcgtgagaaggttcgcgatcgcgtagacttaattgggcagctgaaaaatttgctctatgcgatcgcgtgggaaagcatacgatcgcgtaggttgggcaagctgtgctatgcgaacgcgtggctaaaggcgcgttcacgaagaggaacgaagggaggagctgggccacgcgcttaaCGCTTCGCGATAGCGTAGGTTTGAGGagcagtgcttcgcgatcgcgtgaaatttttcgcaatcgcgtagagttATGTTTGGAAAATAAAAATTGTGCTACGGGATCGCGTgagttggtccgcgatcgcatagaagaaatcactaggtagaatgtttaagttctgaaaatgggacttcatcccattttccattattaccgatttggagctcggattgagacattttttgggagattttaagagaaaataattgggtaagtgttcttaactcaatattggttaaattacctgaatccatcactGTTATTATCATTTagttggtgaattaagttggaaaagtttgaaaaccctcttggataaatttgaggatttgagggccgaattgttatcggaatttagtaattttggtatgagtagattcgtggttgaatgggcgttcatatttcataactttcgtcggattccgagatatgggccccacgggcgagttttgagttaattttggatttttattgaaaaatatagtatttgcttatgaaattgattcctataatttttggtgactgtatcgaattattttggctagattcgagccattcagagttagataatcgaggaaaagacctactagtggattaaatttgagcaagttgaggtaagtctcttgtctaaccttgtaatagagaatttacctcatagatgatttaaattaataattgttgttaattgtgggggctatgttgtgcgaattgagacatcctttccacgtaatgtatccaacttgttccacacaaattcttgccattcacaaaactccatagtatgttccaacacaccttaaacacatattttcatttcaaaatgatgtggttctatcctataggtctcctttgatactcgaacacgttattcccaaatactgtTGGCGCACCTTataatcttaaatcattaggaaattttaacggggccttacactaccagaggccaaaaatcacatcaaacaacatcaatttTACGAATCGTAGcttaattcaagcctattgaaactatgaacatccgacttccaaaactaatgtcgatccataccaaaacaactccaattgtcctcaaattttgcacacaatttaTAAATGACATGGCcgacctattccaatttcaattattggaatccgaccctgatatttATAAAGTCAACTcacagtcaaacttctcaacattctaaaccttcaacttaGTGTTGTCTAGGATTTCGCCTCAAAAGAcatttggggcaagttctagcATATATAGATTATAAATTCTACTTGATTTTGACCATAATGCTTCTCAATCTTAGAATGTCTTGCAAGTGTTAGAAGATATTTGTTCTTGCCTTCATAAAAATAAACTTAAAAACAAGAAAGTTATGtggtaaatataaaaaatatatatttaatatagAATGATAAGAGttttattttgataaattaaCACTTTACAAGAGCCAGTCACACACCTTTTGCGTGCAAATAACAAGTCTAGTTTGTATATAAACTAGAAAATTACATGTGCCAATTAATCAAGTGTATTTCCTATTACGCATATTGGACTTATAAGGCTCCATTGCTTCTCCCTCAATGGCTACGGTGAGGAACCATAGTTCTGAGTTTAACGCCGTTATCTCGACTTATTAATTGTAGACTTCATCAATCTATCAAAGTGACAGCTGGTTGTTGCTCAAAATACCCtccaaaatataattttaatctGTGACCATTTAACTTAAATTTGCCTCCTTCATTGATTTGTTGAATTTCAATTACTCTGTATGGAGTAACATCTATAACATTGTAAGGACCTGTCCACCTGGATTTTAATTTTTCTGGAAATAGCCCGAGTCTATTATTGTATAAAAGTATCTGATCTCCAATTTTGAAATTGTTGTGTCGGATTAAATTGTCATgccatttttttgttttttctttaaatttttttgCATTTTCATAAGCTTCTAATCTGAATTCTTCCAATTCATTCACCTGAGAAAATCTATTTTTATCAGCAGAGGTTAATTCAAAGTTCAATGCTTTCAATGCCCAAAATGCTTTGTGTTCTAATTAAAttggaagatgacaagcttttccaaagACTAATCGATATGGAGACGTACCAATTGGCGTTTTAAACgccgttcgatatgcccataatgtgTTATCTAATTTTGAAGCCCAGTCTTTTCTAGAGATTCCAACCGTTTTTTCAAGTATTCTTTTTAATTCGCGGTTAGAAACCTCAACTTGCCCTGGAGTTTGAGCATGGTATGGTGTTCCTGTTTTGTGAGTCATACCATATTTTGACAACAATGCTGAAAATTGTCTATTCATGACATGAGATCCTTGGTTGCTAATGATGACTCGTGGTGTACCAAACctggtaaaaatattttttttgagaaAATTACACACAGTTTGAGCATTATTTTTCCTTGTTGGGATGGCTTCAACCCATCTTGAAATAATCCACAGCCACGAGGATATATTCAAAAGAGTGAGATGAAGGAAAAGGACCCATGAAATCTATTCTCCATACATCAAATATTTCGTACACCTGTATTGATTGCAATGGCATCTCATCTCTCTTACTGATATTACTTGTTCTTTGACACCTATCACATTGTGCAACATAGGCACGAGCATCCTTAAAAAGTGTTGGCTAGAAAAATCCAACCTCTAGAACTTTAAAGACAATTCGATTTGCTGCATAATGTCCTCCAACTGCTCCATCGTGGCAATGATACAAAATTTTGGTAATTTCTTCTTCTGGTACAAACCTGCTGATAATATTATCTGCACAAATTTTAAACCAGTAAGGGTCATTCCACAAGTAATATTAAGCATCAGATATCAACTTTTTCCTCTGTTGGTAAGTGAGATTTTGGGGTGTCCATTTTCCAACCAAGTAATTTGCAATGTCTGCAAACTAGGGTGGTTGAGTCACAACTTAGTTGATAGAAAAATATGTTCATCAGAAAACTCTTCGTTTATATCACATAACTCAAGTGGAGGGTTCTCTAATCTAGGCAAATGGTCAGCTACTTGATTCTCTGTTCCCTTTTTATCTTTTATCTCAAGCTCAAATTCTTGGAGAAATAAAATTCATCTTAACAATCTAGGTCGGGCATCTATTTTTTGCTAGAAAGTATTTTAGAGTTGCATGATCAGTAAAAATAGTGACCTTGGTTCCTATTAGATATGAACGAAACTTATcgaatgcaaataccactgcgaGTAATTCTTTTTCAGCGGTGGTATTATTTAGTTGAGCATCATTCATTATCCTGTTGGCATAGTAAATTGAACGAAAAATCTTATCTTTTCTCTGTCCTAACAAAGTTCTAACTGAtgtatcactagcatcacacatgacctCAAAAGGTTGGTTCCAATCAGGGAACATAACTACAAGGGCAATTGATAATTTTTCCTTAAGGGTGTCAAAGGCTTTCATACAATCACCTGAAAATTCAAAGTCAGAGGTTTTGAAATCtttgaaaaatcctttatgaactgtctgtaaaaacctgcatgacctagaaagcttcTAATGCCTTTAACAGTTGTGGGAGCGGGTAATCTTGCTATAAGATCAATTTTAGCCTTATCAACTTCTATCCCTTTAGCATTGATTTTATGTTCTAAAAAAATTCCTTCAGTAACCATAAAATGATATTTTTTCCAATTAATAATTAAGTTTGTCTCTTCATATCTCTTAAGAACTAAGGTTAAGTGGTAAAAACAATCCTCAAAACCTTTTCTGAAGAGTGTAAACTCATCCATAAAAATTTCAAGAAATTTTTCAGTCATGTCAGAAAACATTGCTGACATGCAACGCTGAAATGTAGCAGGGGcgttgcacaaaccaaatggcattctcTTATAGGCATATGTTCCATGAAGATATGTGAAAGTTATCTTATCTTGATCTTCTGGTGCGATTGATATTTGGTTATACCCTGAATAGCCATAAGAAAAACAATAAAAACCATATCCTGCAATTTTTTTCAACATTTAATCAATAAATGGCAAAGGAAAGTAATCTTTTCTAGTGGCATCATTGAGACTTCTATAATCTATACAAACTCTCCATCCTGTGATGGTCCTGGTACGTATTAGTtcattgtttttattttttatcactGTCATACCTCTTTTTTTGGGTACTATCTGAACATGACCTACCCAAGGACTGTCGAAAATAGAGTAAATAATACCTGCAGCCAAAAGCTTTACAATCTCCTTTTTTATCACTTCCTGCATTGCTGGATTCAATCTCCTTTGGGGTTGGACTATCAGTTTGTAGCTATCCTCTATGAGGATTTTGTGCGTACAAATTACTGGATTAATCCCTTTGATAGCTTTTACAGTCCATCCCAAGGCTCCTTTGTGTGCTTTCAATACTTCAATCAATCTTTCTTCTTGTTGTGTAGTTAGAGAAGATGAAATCATTACTGGAAATAACTCATGCTCAAGATACACATATTTCAAATGAGAAGGGAGAGTTTTTAGTTCAATTTTTGGTTGAACTTCTTCTAATTGCATGCCTCCTTCCTCATAATCTTTGTCCAATAATTTTGCTTCACTTTTGATAGCGGGATCTTCATCCTGTATGGTGCCATATTTGGCCAAACATCTTTCCATTGAGTCAGAAATTAATTGATCATTTTTGAATTCATCTACAAAATTATTAATCATGTCAATTGAAAAGCATGAAGACGATGTATCATCTTCTGAGAATCTTAGTATCTTTTGCATATAAAAAATAACTCTTTCTTCATCAACTCTTAAAATTAGTTGTCCTTGATGGACATCTACGATTGCCCTGTCTGTTGCAAGAAATGGTCTACCCAAAATAATTAGTTCATCAGGACCCTCCTTCATTTCAAGTACTATAAAATCTATAGGAATTTTTTTTATCTACTCTTACAAGCACATTTTCAATTATTCCCTTTGGTCTCTTAGTACTTTGATCGGCAATTTGAAGTGAAATAACTGTGTCTTTCATTTCACCAATatctaatttttaaaaaatagaaaatgacaTCAAATTTATTGAAGCTTCATAATCACAAAGTGCTTTTTCAATATATACTCCTCCTAGAGTACATGGAATGATGAAACTACCTGGGTCGCCAAGTTTTTGTTGTAACTTATTTAGAAGTATAGCACTGTATTTTTCAGTAAGCATTACCACAGaaacttcttccaatttttttttaatcgatacaatttctttcaaaaatttgGCATATGAAGGCATTTGCAATAAAGCATCAGTAAAAGGAATATTAAtatgaatttattttaaaatctccaAAAACTTTGCAAATTGATTATCAAGAATTTttgtaacgaccagaccggttgttttgagtattacagccatgtTTTCCCATTTACAACTTATTATATATTCAAGTATAATTATGAGACTTATCGgggaggttttagaatgaattgaaatacttagttccaagaattaaggcttaagttgaaatatttgaccgGATGACAAATTTATATGTAAATAAcctcagaatagagttttgatgattccaatagcttcgtatggtgattttgaacttaggagcgtgtccgaaaaattatttgaaagcccgtagctaaattaggcttgaaatggctaaaatagaaatttaagtttgaaagtttgaccgaggagttgactttttgatatcggggtcgaaatctagttttgaaaatttttatagctctgttatgtcatttatgacttgtgtgcaaaatttgaggtcaattggaattgatttgataggttttggcatcaaatgtagaagttggaaattcttaagttctttaagcttgaattggggtatgattcatggttttagcattgtttgatataatttgaggtttcgtctaagtctgtatgatgttttaggacttgttggtatatttggttgaggtcccgagggcctcacgcgagtttcagatggttaacaaatcaagaattgaagttgggtgtaacgacccgacctctcattttgagctctagcgtgtcgtttagcggtttgaggccatgagcagcttcacttcaggtattatgacttgtacgcatggtcggaatttaatttcgggaagttcggagtggatttggaaagaaaattctaattttggaagccttaagttggaggaattaactaaagtgtgatttttgagtgaacgacctcggaatcgggatttcaaggttccaacaggttcgtatgatgattttggacatgggcgtatatccggatcgagttttggatgactcgagagcatttcgacgcctattatggaagtcggcattttggaagaatttcataaatttgagttgacgtgcatttcaatgttatcaatgtctgtttgggattctgggcctgggaatagctccgtatggtgattctggtactgggagcgcgtccgaatgtggatttggaggtccgtaggtcattttgaggtcatttggcgaaagttggaatttgaagatttttgagaagattgatcgggagtggactttttgatatcagggtcggattccgatttcagaagttggagtaggtctgtaaggtcaaatgtgacttgtgtgcaaaatttgaggtcaatcggatgtgatttatTAGGTTTTCGCATCGACTGTAGAAGTTGAtgtttcaaagttcactaagtttgaattggagggtgattcgtatttttagctttgtttgatgtgattttaagtctcgactaagttctttatgtattttgggacgtgttggtatatttggttgaggtcccgagggcctcggctggattccggatggttaacgtattgagtttggacttggaagaaatgctGAAGCAACTGATACCtcgtgcaatcgcacctgcatgaaaagggccgcaggtgcaggctcgcaggtgcgagccatgagTCGTAGGTGCGAAGTAGAAGAGGCTGGCCAGCAACAGCAGGTGCAGAacatttgggcgcacctgcgaaggtgCAGGTGCGACGCATGGACAGCAGAAGAGGATGCGTAGATGCGCTACACggggcgcagatgcgggactgttgggccgagctggcgccgcacctgcgatggaatttccgcatgtGCGGAGACGCATAAGCGCctatttgaccgcaggtgcgtagGTCGGACCAGGGCAATGATGCTTTTAAAGACGGAGGGTTGGACTCATTTCCACCCCATTACTTCATAGGAGCCGACTTTGGGGATGATTTTGGAGCACCATTTTCATCGtcaagcatgaggtaagtgatttctactagttgtgagttaaatacaaggtttatacatggatttagacatgaaaatttgtagaaatttagaattttgaagaaagacctagaaattgatatttttgctTTTGACTACGAATTTGggtatggaattgggaataaatcatatatttgagttcatagtgttataggtaatgtttatcttcaaatattttcggaatccggacacgtgggcccaaGAGTTGCTTTgttgatttttcgagcggagatgaaaattgttataaattgattaattatgagtatttgagtatattttaattgggttgcatcttatttgactagttttggatcgacggtcatcggtttgagttgttggaaaggctttggagccggttatggaatttcggagcgaggtaagtcttatttctaaccttgtaagagggaattaaccccataggtgaattgaattaataaGTGCTTccatttgtggggggctacgtacgcacgaggtaatgagagtccgtacgtagctactagttatgcctatgtccgggtagttttaggcttacaccatgccttgttgataccgtTATTTGATTACATTATTATTGCCTTGAAAAGAATTGAGATCGAGCATGcttattaaatgccttgaaaagaGTTGAAGTTGAGGATTTCAAGACTTGAAAGTTTTCATTGAATTTcgtatttttgaaaaagaatttaagaatattataataacttaagaaatctatgtgcaaCCGTGTCGTaaatatattccgcgagcgggggtaaatttccactactctcataggagccggtcgttcgcctcggcaggttaatagatgcatctatggttcgtgtcgttcgaccctcggtagtgtacagtTTATATTTACATATTGGTtagtgtcgttcgaccctcggcagtgcacagtttatttttatgttggatcgggtcgtacgacctcggcatgatttgcgcatgattaaATTGTTTTCTTtggaatttatgataattgatattgcttcattggcctgagatacaaGATGATAAACGATGAAcaataaatttggaaatatcttattaacaaaagaattgttttacttatttcatgatattgagcttgcaGTCGTTCtatgtaatccatgcttaattatatcattgacattttatttatagccTATAGTAAATGTCGgagccgacccctcgtcactacttcttcgaggttaggcaggatacttattgggtacgcggtGATTTACGTATTCAAGCTACActtactgcacatttttgtgcaggtacatatatgtatagtggCCTTGTGAGCGCAGAGACATAGTTATTGCGGGGACTCAGAAGAGCTGCACTCTATACCAcgatccgcaaccagcagagtctccttcagagtatttatatttctcctatccaaatttgtattccggacagatgtagtattttattttacatttctagttgatattcatgcacttgtgacaccgggttttggggtgattatgggttgtcctgtattgaaattgttaaagatattattatttactctgtaaattccatcttttaccttttatttgaaggaaatatgattttaaaaatattaaaatgagaaccaaattaagtagttatttttggcttgcctgacaacggtgtccggcgccatcacgacaggtaaggattttgggtcgtgacaatatggtattagagcactaggttcacttaggtctcacgagtcatgagcgagtctagtagagtcttgcagatcggtacggagacgtctgtacttatcttagagaggctgTCGGGCTTATAGGAGCACTTCTCTTCTTGATTCATCATTGTGCGACTTGATCGTCCAAGTCTAGATTGGCAGGTTAAAATGGGTCAAAATCCTAGATTATAATTCAACCGTCCAACTCAAAATCATTTTCAATTTGTTTCCTTActcttttattatttatttcatttcaaaatTAAATTAACACAAGCTTATTCTTTTATTTATCATGATATAAACTAAACCCAAAAAATAGACTCGCTCGGTTTCATTTTATGTAACTATATACTTTCTTATAATTAATCCATTTAAAAAGAAATGATTACACATTTTTATATTTGCAAGCAATTTAAATTTGAATTTCTCGTTTACCATTAATGAAAAACGTTTATAGATACGTGTTAAATATCTCATAGTCATACATATAATATGACATGCTTAATAGCATGGATTTCagaaatttttcttttttattcaaATTATGTCATATAAATTATAGTAACAAATGAACCTCCTATCCTGTTTTTTGGGGTGATGGTATCACCTTGTTATATtttttcttgaggtaagtaagGTAGCCCCTCGATGCGCTTTTTTGAAATACTACACAGCCAGACCTTTATCCggcaaattttaattaaaaaaaagtacTATATATTCTTTTGGTTTTGATAAATTTTCATTGATTAATTTGTTCTAAATTGGCTGCCCAAATTGGTCAAAGCGTCTAGATATAGGCTAACTCGGTTATGCCCAAATTGACTCACCCAACCTTGACCCCGGGTTATATATATTTACATGAGCTAAATTTACGTTACTTTACTTGCAGGTTTTTCTCCGTCCAACCGATCTGCTCCAAAAATTCTTCAATATATTCCTCGCAATTTCGATCAGACGATACCTGTGGCGGTGATCGGCGCCGGCTTGTCAAACCAGCGTGTGTGTATCTTCCCACCCTTCGCACCAAACGGTGTCAACCATTCGGAGTTTTTTAACGAGTGCAAACCACCTTGCTGTTATTTTCTGGCTAAAAATTATGGACATACTGATATGTTAGATGACGAAATTGCTGCAATTGCGAGTTTGATTTCAAAGAGTGGGAAGGGACCAAAGGACCTTATGAGAAAGGCTGTTGGAGGGATTGTTGTGGCTTTTCTTGAGGCTAAATTGGGAGGGAAAGTGGATAATTTAAATCCCATTGTTCAAGAACCTTCTCTTGCTCCCATCACCCTTGATCCAGTCATATCTGTCAAATAATTTTTTCTTGTAATTGTTTTGTGTTATTGATTTTATCGAAAAGTTTTAAATATACCCATGTGCTTTCGAAAACAGTTTAAATATATCATTCGTTATattatgagtccaaatatacccttgtcgttatactgtcacgacccaattttatctataggtcgtgatggcgcccaacattacaGCAAgacaaatcaactagtgatttaaacacatattcaactctttaaaaattaatcgagtaattaaattcttcttacttgcaagaattaagacaatatgaaaagatctaataaattaaaataatcaagaaaaataattaaatccaaaattctACTAGCGTGTGCCATgccctagtgtcacaagtgtatgagtatctagtagattatacaaaaattctaaatactgtctgaaataaaatagacaaaataaaatttaaagaagatgcactagttgctgcagaacggctcagaaaggtagctcaccaccaAGTCTCTAGATAAcgtgggtgcgcgccgataggtccaactatagcacatGTCTCaattcctgcacaaaaagtgcagcaagtatagcatgagtacgtaaacaacgtgtacccagtaggtatcaagcctaaccttgaagaGGTAgtaacgagaggtcgactttgacactcactaagggtcaataataataaataaaataaaaatagaaatatttaaatcaacatgatttatagaatttacaataattttctttaactagcagaaataattaaattccttcaaatgcaataattttcactttatttatttaacttcacaagctgcaattaaaatataaaGGTATCCTatagttgttattattattaggcacgatttctgtcgaggttgtacgacccgatccagagtgtcgtgtacactgccgagggacgaaCGGCGCGATCCATAGGTGCATCTATACTGtagaggcgttcggcccgctccacaagaaatgaggacattttcttatgtacct
It includes:
- the LOC104090923 gene encoding chlorophyllase-1-like, which translates into the protein MSEPTPRHYFFEVRQDTYWVRGDLRIQATLTAHFCAGFSPSNRSAPKILQYIPRNFDQTIPVAVIGAGLSNQRVCIFPPFAPNGVNHSEFFNECKPPCCYFLAKNYGHTDMLDDEIAAIASLISKSGKGPKDLMRKAVGGIVVAFLEAKLGGKVDNLNPIVQEPSLAPITLDPVISVK